From Micromonospora rifamycinica, a single genomic window includes:
- a CDS encoding LacI family DNA-binding transcriptional regulator produces the protein MAEDRATLSEIATAAGVSVPTVSKVLNGRPDVAPATRRRIQDLLDRRSYTARRAPAMPGAAGLIDLVFKDLGSPWAMQILDGVEELAYRAGVGVVVSAVHGRSRSRPDRRWIEQLSKRRCDGVLLVLSDLSPSQQGQLDELGIPVVIIDPAGQPGAGIPSVGATNWSGGVAAAEHLLDLGHHRIAVIGGPPTVPCSRARLDGYRAAMNAANRKIPAGYVRHGDFTSPSGYREMNALLDLAQPPTAVFACADEMALGAYEALYERGARVPDDISIVGFDDLDSARWAAPPLTTVRQPLAEMAGMATRMLLSLVAGEGLDSHRIELATPLIVRQSTRRLP, from the coding sequence ATGGCGGAAGACCGGGCGACGCTGTCGGAGATCGCGACGGCCGCGGGGGTGTCCGTCCCCACCGTCTCGAAGGTGCTCAACGGTCGCCCCGACGTCGCCCCGGCGACCCGACGGCGGATCCAGGACCTGCTCGACCGGCGGTCGTACACCGCCCGCCGGGCGCCCGCGATGCCCGGCGCCGCCGGCCTCATCGACCTGGTCTTCAAGGATCTCGGCAGCCCCTGGGCGATGCAGATCCTCGACGGCGTCGAGGAGCTGGCCTACCGGGCCGGGGTCGGGGTGGTCGTCTCCGCGGTACACGGCCGCAGCCGCAGTCGTCCCGACCGGCGGTGGATCGAGCAGCTCTCCAAACGCCGCTGCGACGGGGTGCTGCTCGTGCTCTCCGACCTCTCCCCCAGCCAGCAGGGGCAGCTCGACGAGCTCGGCATCCCGGTGGTCATCATCGACCCGGCCGGCCAGCCGGGCGCGGGCATCCCGTCGGTGGGCGCGACCAACTGGTCCGGTGGGGTGGCCGCCGCCGAGCACCTGCTCGACCTGGGCCACCACCGGATCGCCGTGATCGGCGGGCCGCCGACCGTGCCGTGCAGCCGCGCCCGGCTCGACGGGTACCGGGCCGCGATGAACGCCGCCAACCGCAAGATCCCCGCCGGGTACGTCCGGCACGGCGACTTCACCTCCCCCTCGGGGTACCGGGAGATGAACGCCCTGCTGGATCTCGCCCAGCCGCCCACCGCCGTGTTCGCCTGCGCCGACGAGATGGCGTTGGGCGCCTACGAGGCGTTGTACGAGCGCGGTGCCCGGGTGCCCGACGACATCAGCATCGTCGGCTTCGACGACCTCGACTCCGCCCGGTGGGCCGCACCGCCGCTGACCACCGTCCGCCAGCCGCTGGCCGAGATGGCCGGGATGGCGACCCGGATGCTGCTGTCGCTGGTCGCCGGCGAGGGACTGGACAGCCACCGGATCGAGCTGGCCACCCCGCTGATCGTGCGGCAGAGCACCCGCCGCCTGCCCTGA
- a CDS encoding formylglycine-generating enzyme family protein, giving the protein MVTLPAGRVTLSDRRTERRWSVGVAAYRLGVVPVTQGWYARVTGERPGTARGDRLPVEGVSWSDAVRFCVALSRQEGLTPAYRLHDDGEGVDWDRAADGYRLPTEAEWEYACRAGTTGPRYGPLDEIAWYRGNSGGRLHPAGDRQPNRWGLHDLLGNVWEWCWDVYDAEVYGSYRVLRGGGWFDEHWSCRASVRRRSHPTFRIDDVGFRLARSLPR; this is encoded by the coding sequence ATGGTCACCCTCCCGGCCGGGAGGGTGACCCTGTCCGACCGGCGGACCGAGCGTCGCTGGTCGGTCGGGGTGGCGGCGTACCGGCTGGGCGTCGTGCCGGTCACCCAGGGGTGGTACGCCCGGGTCACCGGCGAGCGACCCGGCACCGCCCGGGGCGACCGGCTGCCCGTCGAGGGGGTGTCCTGGTCGGACGCGGTGCGCTTCTGCGTCGCGCTGTCCCGGCAGGAGGGGCTGACACCCGCGTACCGGCTGCACGACGACGGTGAGGGCGTCGACTGGGACCGGGCCGCCGACGGCTACCGGCTGCCCACCGAAGCCGAGTGGGAGTACGCCTGCCGGGCCGGCACCACCGGCCCGCGCTACGGGCCGCTCGACGAGATCGCCTGGTACCGGGGCAACTCCGGTGGTCGGCTGCACCCGGCGGGTGACCGTCAGCCCAACCGGTGGGGCCTGCACGACCTGCTCGGCAACGTCTGGGAATGGTGCTGGGACGTCTACGACGCCGAGGTGTACGGCAGCTACCGGGTGCTGCGCGGGGGCGGCTGGTTCGACGAACACTGGAGCTGCCGGGCCTCGGTACGCCGCCGCAGCCACCCGACGTTCCGGATCGACGACGTCGGCTTCCGGCTGGCCCGCTCGCTGCCCCGCTGA
- a CDS encoding FAD-binding dehydrogenase produces the protein MNTDVIVVGAGLAGLVAAVEAADAGRRVLLLDQESAENLGGQAYWSFGGLFFVDSPEQRRMGIRDSVELAWQDWTGSAAFDRPEDHWPRQWAQAYVHFAAGEKRAWLRSLGHRVFPVVSWAERGGGAAHGHGNSVPRFHVTWGTGPGVVEPFARRVHAAVAAGRMTLLFRHRVDELVTTGGVVTGVRGAVLAPDDAPRGRSSSREVVGDFSHGAQAVVVTSGGIGGNHDLVRRAWPARLGTPPTRMVTGVPAHVDGRMLAITETAGGQVINPDRMWHYTEGLRNWDPIWPQHGIRILPGPSSLWLDATGARLPAPLFPGFDTLATLRHLRATGHDYSWFLLTQKIIEKEFALSGSEQNPDLTNRSVRQVLQRVRPGAPGPVEAFKRHGADFVVADTLPELVNGMNKLAAETDGPQLDVTALTALVEARDRGITHPFGKDAQLTAIRGARRYRGDRLIRVATPHRLLDPAAGPLIAVQLHVLTRKSLGGLHTDLSARVLRPDGEPLGGVYAAGEVAGFGGGGMHGYSALEGTFLGGCLFSGRTAGRAAAAAAG, from the coding sequence ATGAACACGGACGTCATCGTGGTCGGCGCCGGTCTCGCCGGCCTGGTCGCCGCCGTCGAGGCCGCCGACGCCGGCCGGCGCGTGCTGCTGCTGGACCAGGAGTCGGCGGAGAACCTCGGTGGCCAGGCATACTGGTCGTTCGGCGGGCTCTTCTTCGTCGACTCGCCCGAGCAGCGGCGGATGGGCATCCGCGACTCGGTCGAGCTGGCCTGGCAGGACTGGACCGGCAGCGCCGCCTTCGACCGGCCCGAGGACCACTGGCCGCGCCAGTGGGCACAGGCGTACGTGCACTTCGCCGCCGGGGAGAAGCGGGCCTGGCTGCGGTCGCTGGGGCACCGGGTCTTCCCGGTGGTGAGCTGGGCCGAGCGGGGCGGGGGAGCGGCCCACGGGCACGGCAACTCCGTACCCCGGTTCCACGTCACCTGGGGCACCGGTCCCGGCGTGGTCGAGCCGTTCGCCCGGCGGGTGCACGCCGCCGTCGCCGCGGGGCGGATGACGCTGCTGTTCCGGCACCGGGTCGACGAGCTCGTCACCACCGGGGGCGTGGTCACCGGGGTACGCGGCGCGGTCCTCGCCCCCGACGACGCGCCCCGGGGACGCAGCAGCTCCCGGGAGGTCGTCGGCGACTTCAGCCACGGCGCGCAGGCGGTGGTCGTCACCTCGGGCGGCATCGGCGGCAACCACGACCTCGTCCGGCGGGCCTGGCCGGCCCGGCTCGGCACCCCGCCCACCCGGATGGTCACCGGCGTCCCCGCCCACGTCGACGGCCGGATGCTCGCCATCACCGAGACCGCCGGCGGGCAGGTGATCAACCCGGACCGGATGTGGCACTACACCGAGGGGCTGCGGAACTGGGATCCGATCTGGCCGCAGCACGGCATCCGCATCCTGCCCGGCCCGTCCTCGCTCTGGCTCGACGCCACCGGGGCCCGGCTGCCGGCCCCGCTGTTCCCCGGCTTCGACACCCTGGCCACCCTGCGGCACCTGCGGGCCACCGGCCACGACTACAGCTGGTTCCTGCTCACCCAGAAGATCATCGAGAAGGAGTTCGCGCTGTCGGGCTCGGAGCAGAACCCGGACCTGACCAACCGCAGCGTCCGGCAGGTGCTGCAGCGGGTCCGGCCGGGCGCACCCGGGCCGGTGGAGGCGTTCAAGCGGCACGGGGCCGACTTCGTCGTCGCGGACACCCTGCCGGAGCTGGTCAACGGGATGAACAAGCTGGCCGCCGAGACCGACGGGCCGCAGCTCGACGTCACCGCGCTGACCGCCCTGGTCGAGGCGCGCGACCGCGGGATCACCCACCCGTTCGGAAAGGACGCCCAGCTCACCGCGATCCGGGGCGCCCGTCGCTACCGGGGCGACCGGCTGATCCGGGTCGCCACCCCGCACCGGCTGCTCGACCCGGCGGCCGGTCCGCTGATCGCGGTGCAGCTGCACGTGCTCACCCGCAAGAGCCTCGGCGGGCTGCACACCGACCTGTCCGCCCGGGTGCTGCGCCCGGACGGGGAACCACTGGGCGGGGTGTACGCCGCCGGTGAGGTCGCCGGATTCGGTGGCGGCGGCATGCACGGCTACAGCGCGCTGGAGGGCACCTTCCTCGGCGGCTGCCTCTTCTCCGGCCGGACCGCCGGCCGGGCCGCGGCGGCAGCGGCCGGCTGA
- a CDS encoding PucR family transcriptional regulator, producing the protein MSDTLLDIEPGLAGLPPTVGDHLRGLRGALHLRILGTVRAAMREQGRSLTGGQGQGLALGVRTAVDTFVDAVAEPDRALAPTRAVFHTLGRTEYREGHRVDALRAVLTLGARDIWAFLVEQAAAPAATGGTPTGPDARSTGPDAGGAGTAAGPTGTDAGPAPTDLYVIAGALFGYADALAGAAAEGFLDEQRDTAQDWATLRRRLVTLLVQPDPPAEEVLRAAAETARWPLPATVAVVSVHGTDAEHLARVVGAGTVATVIGDAVRLVLPEPRTPGRLDQARQALAGRRAAVGPAVARHRARLSYRLSRRALSLHQQGALGPDPVVSCDDHLLTLLTDWEPGLAGHLADTVLAPLAGLRPTTRRTLAETLHGWLRRQGQVVAVAEDLHTHPQTVRYRMRQLRALFGPALDDPDARLVLALALRSRPTGGADHSDAG; encoded by the coding sequence GTGTCCGACACGCTGCTCGACATCGAGCCGGGCCTCGCCGGTCTTCCGCCCACCGTCGGCGACCACCTGCGGGGACTGCGGGGGGCGCTGCACCTGCGGATCCTCGGCACCGTCCGGGCGGCGATGCGGGAGCAGGGCCGCTCGCTGACCGGCGGGCAGGGGCAGGGCCTGGCCCTGGGCGTGCGGACCGCCGTCGACACGTTCGTCGACGCGGTCGCCGAACCCGACCGGGCACTGGCCCCCACCCGGGCGGTGTTCCACACCCTGGGCCGCACCGAGTACCGCGAGGGGCACCGGGTCGACGCGCTCCGCGCCGTGCTGACCCTGGGGGCGCGGGACATCTGGGCGTTCCTGGTGGAGCAGGCCGCCGCCCCGGCCGCGACGGGCGGCACCCCGACCGGCCCGGACGCCCGGTCGACCGGCCCGGACGCCGGAGGGGCGGGGACGGCTGCCGGGCCGACCGGCACGGACGCCGGGCCGGCCCCCACCGACCTGTACGTGATCGCCGGGGCACTGTTCGGCTACGCCGACGCGCTGGCCGGTGCCGCCGCCGAGGGGTTCCTCGACGAGCAGCGGGACACCGCCCAGGACTGGGCCACCCTCCGACGCCGCCTGGTCACCCTGCTCGTGCAGCCCGACCCGCCGGCCGAGGAGGTGCTGCGCGCCGCCGCCGAGACGGCCCGCTGGCCGTTGCCGGCCACCGTGGCGGTGGTCAGTGTGCACGGCACCGATGCCGAGCACCTGGCCCGCGTCGTCGGCGCGGGCACGGTCGCCACCGTCATCGGTGACGCCGTACGGCTGGTGCTGCCCGAACCGCGTACCCCCGGCCGGCTCGACCAGGCCCGGCAGGCGCTGGCCGGGCGGCGGGCCGCGGTCGGTCCGGCGGTGGCGCGGCACCGGGCCCGGCTGTCGTACCGGCTGTCCCGCCGGGCGTTGAGCCTGCACCAGCAGGGCGCGCTCGGCCCGGACCCGGTGGTGTCCTGCGACGACCACCTGCTCACCCTGCTCACCGACTGGGAGCCCGGCCTGGCCGGACACCTCGCCGACACGGTGCTGGCCCCGCTGGCCGGGCTCCGGCCGACCACCCGACGGACCCTGGCAGAGACCCTGCACGGCTGGCTGCGCCGGCAGGGGCAGGTGGTCGCGGTCGCCGAGGACCTGCACACCCACCCGCAGACGGTCCGGTACCGGATGCGCCAGCTCCGTGCCCTGTTCGGCCCGGCGCTGGACGATCCGGACGCCCGCCTCGTGCTGGCGCTGGCCCTGCGCTCCCGGCCGACCGGCGGTGCAGATCATTCCGACGCCGGTTGA
- a CDS encoding copper resistance CopC/CopD family protein — protein sequence MRTTRSAVLLGLLLALLSVPLTPATPAAAHAALVATSPVRDAVIGAPPAEVVLVFSESVSPVVGRVQVLGPDGRRVTAGDPVAQGATLRIPVRVPDRPLGTYLVSYRVISADSHPVAGSFAYSAGAPSATPPEPVVVDERPAGALTPAARFVGYLGLVLVAGPALLGAAGWPRRRRRRAVTATGQVGLALVAVGTVGTWVTQAADMVGVPVGALARGDLTAVAGSDVGPVLGARLALVGLAAVLLPAVAGGRGGRGRRAALAVVALAGLLTWPLAGHPVASPLPPVSILADVVHLAGMSVWLGGLFVLAVFVLPGTHRRVLARILPAWSRWAAIAVGWLVASGVGQAAIELGRPGALFGTTYGRLLCAKAALLAAVLVVAAGQRRMVRGGRAADRPGRVARAAGVELAATAVVLALTAVLVQTPPGRTADTQAARASREGVAQTLTSGYYTLQFDVYPVRVGVPNSLHAYVYTPQGQPLPVVQWTVSLALPAAGIEPMVVPVESPEPHHGSAEISLPARGDWTIRFTVRTSEVDQATVTATVPVG from the coding sequence GTGCGTACCACCCGTTCCGCCGTGCTGCTGGGGTTGCTCCTCGCGCTGCTGTCCGTACCGCTGACCCCGGCGACGCCGGCCGCCGCCCACGCCGCGCTGGTCGCCACCAGCCCGGTCCGGGACGCGGTGATCGGTGCACCGCCCGCGGAGGTGGTGCTGGTCTTCAGCGAATCGGTCTCCCCGGTCGTCGGCCGGGTGCAGGTGCTCGGCCCGGACGGGCGGCGGGTCACCGCCGGGGATCCGGTCGCGCAGGGCGCCACCCTGCGGATCCCGGTGCGGGTGCCGGACCGGCCGCTCGGCACCTACCTGGTCAGTTACCGGGTGATCTCGGCCGACAGCCACCCGGTCGCCGGGAGTTTCGCCTACTCCGCCGGGGCGCCGTCGGCGACGCCACCGGAGCCGGTCGTCGTGGACGAGCGGCCCGCCGGGGCGCTGACCCCGGCCGCCCGGTTCGTCGGCTACCTGGGGCTGGTGCTGGTGGCCGGTCCCGCGCTGCTCGGCGCGGCGGGGTGGCCCCGCCGTCGCCGTCGGCGGGCGGTGACCGCCACCGGGCAGGTCGGGCTGGCCCTGGTGGCGGTCGGCACCGTCGGGACGTGGGTGACCCAGGCCGCGGACATGGTGGGGGTGCCGGTCGGCGCTCTGGCCCGGGGTGACCTGACGGCGGTGGCGGGCAGCGACGTCGGGCCGGTGCTCGGTGCCCGGCTGGCGCTGGTCGGGCTCGCCGCCGTGCTGTTGCCGGCGGTGGCCGGCGGCCGGGGCGGTCGGGGCCGGCGGGCGGCGCTGGCGGTGGTGGCCCTGGCCGGGCTGCTCACCTGGCCGCTGGCCGGGCATCCGGTGGCGTCCCCGCTGCCGCCGGTGAGCATCCTGGCCGACGTGGTGCACCTGGCCGGGATGAGCGTGTGGCTGGGTGGGCTGTTCGTCCTGGCGGTGTTCGTGCTGCCCGGCACCCACCGGCGGGTGCTGGCCCGGATCCTGCCGGCCTGGTCGCGGTGGGCGGCCATCGCGGTGGGGTGGCTGGTCGCCTCCGGGGTGGGGCAGGCCGCGATCGAACTCGGCCGGCCCGGCGCGCTGTTCGGCACCACGTACGGTCGGCTGCTCTGCGCGAAGGCGGCCCTGCTCGCCGCCGTGCTCGTCGTCGCGGCCGGGCAGCGGCGGATGGTGCGCGGCGGCCGGGCCGCCGACCGGCCCGGCCGGGTCGCGCGGGCCGCCGGGGTGGAGCTCGCCGCCACCGCGGTGGTGCTGGCGCTGACCGCCGTGCTGGTGCAGACCCCGCCCGGCCGGACCGCCGACACCCAGGCCGCCCGGGCCAGCCGGGAAGGCGTCGCCCAGACCCTCACCAGCGGCTACTACACCCTCCAGTTCGACGTCTATCCGGTCCGGGTGGGCGTGCCGAACTCGTTGCACGCCTACGTCTACACCCCGCAGGGGCAGCCGTTGCCGGTGGTCCAGTGGACGGTCAGCCTCGCCCTACCGGCCGCCGGGATCGAGCCGATGGTCGTGCCGGTGGAGAGCCCCGAGCCGCACCACGGCAGTGCGGAGATCAGCCTGCCGGCGCGCGGCGACTGGACGATCCGGTTCACGGTCCGGACCAGCGAGGTCGACCAGGCCACCGTCACCGCCACCGTGCCGGTCGGCTGA
- the kynU gene encoding kynureninase, translating into MAEHTSRQVAQEWDAADPLAGLRDRFVVDDLCYLDGNSLGRLPAATGDHLAALVRDGWGTELVRSWPTWIEWPRRIGDRIATHALGARDGEVIVSDSTSVNLYKLAAAALDARPGRRTILADAEEFPTDRYLLEGLAAQRGHTLRLLPSDLDEGLDQATLTGALTEDVALVVLSAVSYRCGALLDMAAVTAAAHRVGALVLWDLSHAVGSVPLDLTGAGVDLAVGCTYKYLNGGPGAPAFLYVRRESQESLRQPIWGWFGQRDQFGMGAGYDPAPGPERFLVGTPPVLGMAALDPALDVLADAGMDRVREKSLRLGELIIELADVWLVPHGFRLASPRDPDRRGGHVSLHHPEALRISRALVDAGVVGDYRVPDRLRLGPAALYTRYVDVWDAMDRLRDIAERRAWTGVPAERSRVT; encoded by the coding sequence ATGGCTGAGCACACGTCCCGGCAGGTCGCGCAGGAGTGGGACGCCGCCGACCCGCTGGCCGGACTACGGGACCGGTTCGTGGTGGACGACCTGTGTTACCTCGACGGCAACTCGCTGGGCCGGTTACCGGCCGCCACCGGCGACCACCTGGCCGCGCTGGTGCGCGACGGCTGGGGCACCGAGCTGGTCCGGAGCTGGCCGACCTGGATCGAGTGGCCGCGCCGCATCGGCGACCGGATCGCCACCCACGCGCTGGGTGCCCGCGACGGCGAGGTGATCGTCTCCGACTCCACCTCGGTCAACCTCTACAAGCTGGCCGCCGCCGCCCTCGACGCCCGACCCGGCCGGCGGACGATCCTGGCCGACGCCGAGGAGTTCCCCACCGACCGTTACCTGCTGGAGGGGTTGGCCGCCCAGCGGGGGCACACCCTGCGGCTGCTCCCCTCCGACCTGGACGAGGGGCTGGACCAGGCCACCCTGACCGGGGCACTGACCGAGGACGTGGCGCTGGTGGTGCTGTCGGCGGTGTCGTACCGCTGCGGGGCGCTGCTGGACATGGCGGCGGTGACGGCCGCCGCCCACCGGGTCGGCGCGCTGGTGCTGTGGGACCTGTCGCACGCGGTCGGCTCGGTGCCGTTGGACCTGACCGGCGCCGGTGTCGACCTCGCGGTCGGCTGCACCTACAAGTACCTCAACGGCGGTCCCGGCGCGCCGGCCTTCCTCTACGTGCGGCGGGAGTCGCAGGAGTCGCTGCGGCAGCCGATCTGGGGCTGGTTCGGCCAGCGCGACCAGTTCGGGATGGGTGCCGGCTACGATCCCGCGCCCGGCCCGGAGCGGTTCCTGGTGGGCACCCCGCCGGTGCTCGGGATGGCCGCCCTCGACCCGGCCCTGGACGTGCTGGCCGACGCCGGGATGGACCGGGTACGGGAGAAATCCCTCCGGCTCGGCGAGCTGATCATCGAGCTGGCCGACGTCTGGCTGGTCCCGCACGGCTTCCGGCTCGCCTCCCCGCGCGACCCGGACCGGCGCGGCGGGCACGTGTCGCTGCACCACCCGGAGGCGCTGCGGATCTCCCGAGCCCTGGTCGACGCCGGGGTGGTCGGCGACTACCGGGTACCGGACCGGCTGCGGCTCGGGCCGGCGGCGCTCTACACCCGCTACGTCGACGTGTGGGACGCGATGGACCGGCTGCGGGACATCGCCGAACGGCGGGCCTGGACCGGGGTGCCGGCGGAGCGGTCCCGGGTCACCTGA
- a CDS encoding Na+/H+ antiporter has protein sequence MDVLVLIVVLAATVLVGTTIGGRYRVAPPVLLITMGGLLALLPPLSDVVLQPDVVLLLFLPAVLYRESLVISLREIRSNLLVIASLAVALVVVTMVAVALAAKALGMTPQAAWVLGAVLAPTDAAAVAGLAKRMPRRILTTLRAESLVNDGTALVLFSVTVGLIVGGAAPGVFGFLGRFVGSAGGGIVAGLVVGLVVVLIRRRLDDPLREGALSVLTPFAAFLLAEVVHASGVLAVVVAGLLLSYFSPRIIRARSRVLAYAFWDLSTFLINGALFVLLGMQIPRAVNHVTSISTGRSVTIAASVTLVVVVVRLVWLQLFSYGLPVTGRGATVSRRVRVAAGWAGFRGAVSLAAALAVPVTTATTHAPVPERDLIIFCTAVAIVSIMLVQGTTLPAVARWAGLRGDETRGDEVRHAHRRATEAALSALPNVAADLDVDATAVDRLRADYQRHLDLVTETGGGQDADRAEELEARLRLGVLEHKRREVTRLRDRNEIDDSVLREVQATLDIEEIRLLGPQTED, from the coding sequence GTGGACGTCCTGGTCCTGATCGTGGTGCTGGCCGCCACCGTGCTGGTCGGCACCACCATCGGGGGCCGGTACCGGGTGGCCCCGCCGGTGCTGCTGATCACCATGGGTGGCCTGCTGGCGCTGCTGCCGCCCCTGTCGGACGTGGTGCTCCAACCGGACGTGGTGCTGCTGCTCTTCCTGCCGGCCGTGCTCTACCGGGAGAGCCTGGTGATCAGCCTGCGGGAGATCCGGTCGAACCTGCTGGTGATCGCCTCGCTGGCGGTGGCGCTGGTGGTGGTGACGATGGTGGCGGTGGCGCTGGCCGCCAAGGCGCTGGGGATGACCCCGCAGGCCGCCTGGGTGCTGGGCGCGGTGCTCGCCCCCACCGACGCGGCGGCGGTCGCCGGCCTGGCGAAGCGGATGCCCCGCCGCATCCTGACCACGCTGCGGGCGGAGAGCCTGGTCAACGACGGTACGGCGCTGGTGCTGTTCTCGGTGACGGTCGGGTTGATCGTGGGCGGCGCCGCGCCGGGGGTGTTCGGGTTCCTGGGCCGGTTCGTCGGCTCGGCCGGGGGCGGGATCGTCGCCGGGCTGGTCGTCGGCCTGGTGGTGGTGCTGATCCGCCGCCGTCTGGACGACCCGCTGCGGGAGGGCGCGTTGAGCGTGCTCACCCCGTTCGCCGCGTTCCTGCTCGCCGAGGTGGTGCACGCCAGCGGGGTGCTCGCCGTCGTGGTCGCCGGCCTGCTGCTGTCCTACTTCAGCCCGAGGATCATCCGGGCCCGGTCCCGGGTGCTGGCGTACGCCTTCTGGGACCTGTCCACCTTCCTGATCAACGGCGCGCTGTTCGTGCTGCTCGGCATGCAGATCCCGCGGGCGGTGAACCACGTGACCAGCATCTCCACCGGGCGGTCGGTGACCATCGCCGCCTCGGTCACGCTGGTGGTGGTGGTCGTCCGGCTGGTCTGGTTGCAGTTGTTCTCCTACGGCCTGCCGGTGACGGGCCGGGGCGCCACGGTGAGCCGGCGGGTCCGGGTGGCGGCCGGCTGGGCGGGTTTCCGGGGTGCGGTGTCGCTGGCCGCCGCCCTCGCGGTGCCGGTGACCACGGCCACCACCCACGCGCCGGTGCCGGAACGGGATCTGATCATCTTCTGCACCGCCGTGGCGATCGTGTCGATCATGCTGGTGCAGGGCACCACCCTGCCGGCGGTGGCCCGCTGGGCCGGTCTGCGCGGCGACGAGACGCGCGGCGACGAGGTGCGGCACGCCCACCGCCGGGCCACCGAGGCGGCGCTGTCGGCACTGCCGAACGTCGCCGCCGACCTCGACGTCGACGCGACGGCGGTGGACCGGTTGCGCGCCGACTACCAGCGGCACCTGGACCTGGTGACCGAGACCGGCGGCGGTCAGGACGCCGACCGGGCAGAGGAGTTGGAGGCCCGGCTGCGGTTGGGGGTGTTGGAACACAAGCGCCGCGAGGTCACCCGGCTGCGCGACCGCAACGAGATCGACGACAGCGTGCTGCGCGAGGTCCAGGCGACGTTGGACATCGAGGAGATCCGCCTGCTCGGGCCCCAGACCGAGGACTGA
- a CDS encoding helix-turn-helix domain-containing protein — protein sequence MTVPTVGERLAEIRRESRLTQEQLAERSGVSVEVIRKLEQGSRGTARLDTLHALARALEVSTSALLGDASQAAAQGEPGHRQLSLAEIRRVVAPVRGIDGAPLVLPTDAPPDLNTLRRNLHAADRVYNAGDYAVALRVVPPLLVNARAAVGLASSERQDAAYDLLARTQHVAGGLLIQLRADDLAQTALSGALDAAQRSGDRVVAATVIRTMCWLLMRQGRIGESAELAVATADEVEPRLSRATPAELAGWGWLLLSAAAARARDNRPDEAADLIGVAAAAAARIGDRVPASDHLMLVGGFDTAKVQMQRAEAAAVAGDAGRVLELSALVPPVPTISTSAWRRHRLDLAWAYAQLRRYGKATAVLTHLRDTAPTWLRQQRYAGDIVDTIVTGRQRAMTDELAELAKLMGGAR from the coding sequence ATGACCGTACCGACGGTGGGTGAGCGGCTCGCGGAGATCCGTCGTGAGTCGAGGTTGACCCAGGAGCAACTTGCCGAGCGGTCGGGCGTCAGCGTCGAGGTGATCCGGAAACTGGAGCAGGGCAGCCGGGGTACGGCCCGCCTCGACACGCTGCACGCGCTCGCCCGCGCACTCGAGGTGTCGACGTCCGCGCTGCTGGGTGACGCGTCACAGGCCGCCGCCCAGGGCGAACCGGGTCACCGGCAACTGTCCCTGGCGGAGATCCGGCGGGTGGTGGCCCCGGTGCGCGGGATCGACGGCGCTCCCCTAGTGCTACCGACGGACGCACCGCCCGACCTCAACACGCTGCGGCGGAATCTGCACGCCGCCGATCGGGTCTACAACGCCGGTGACTACGCGGTCGCGCTGCGGGTGGTGCCGCCGTTGTTGGTGAACGCACGTGCCGCCGTCGGTCTTGCGAGCAGCGAGCGGCAGGATGCCGCGTACGACCTGCTGGCCCGCACCCAGCACGTGGCGGGTGGGCTCCTGATCCAACTGCGGGCCGACGACCTGGCGCAGACGGCGTTGTCGGGAGCGCTCGACGCCGCGCAGCGGTCCGGGGACCGGGTGGTGGCGGCCACCGTCATCCGGACGATGTGCTGGCTGCTGATGCGCCAGGGGCGTATCGGTGAGTCGGCCGAGTTGGCGGTGGCGACCGCCGACGAGGTGGAGCCGCGGCTGTCCCGGGCAACCCCGGCCGAGCTGGCCGGCTGGGGGTGGCTGCTGCTGAGCGCCGCCGCCGCGCGGGCCAGGGACAACCGTCCGGACGAGGCGGCAGACCTGATCGGCGTCGCCGCTGCCGCCGCAGCGCGGATCGGCGACCGGGTGCCCGCTTCGGATCACCTGATGCTGGTGGGCGGCTTCGACACCGCCAAGGTGCAGATGCAGCGAGCGGAGGCGGCGGCCGTGGCAGGCGACGCGGGCCGGGTGCTGGAGCTGTCGGCCCTGGTGCCGCCCGTGCCCACCATCAGCACCTCGGCCTGGCGGCGACATCGACTCGATCTGGCCTGGGCCTATGCCCAGTTGCGGCGGTACGGGAAGGCCACGGCGGTGCTGACGCACCTGCGCGACACAGCACCCACCTGGCTGCGGCAGCAGCGGTACGCGGGGGACATCGTGGACACCATCGTCACGGGGCGCCAGCGAGCGATGACGGACGAGTTGGCGGAGCTGGCCAAGTTGATGGGCGGCGCGCGCTGA